The genomic DNA CCCTAGGACAGAGTTTGATCGCAAGAGACAAATGGGCTTTGTTGAGAGACGGAAACAAAGACTCAAGGTTGATAGGTCATCGTCCATGCCAAGAAAGTAAGTCATCACACAGAGTTCCACCCCTTTTGCTCTCACACTTTGGTTCAGCCCTATTGTTTCCTAATGAATGGGTGAATCCATATGTTAGCATGGTGTGTGAGAGAGTCAAAAGGcaacctttgagtgctgtaattttgtcccgccaaaatttaagccaaacattttaccaattatacgaatttttctgtaattattttgattattttggaccaaaaggataccacatttcattggctaaagatttttatcaaaattttgtaaaaactctTCGGTACATTTTATGAAggtgataaaaattgactttggcgctcaaagggttaaaaatagGTGTAACAAGATCCCATCTGGTCTCAGTACTAGATGCAGTATCTGACCGTACAGATGCCCTAATAAAGTAAATTTCCAACAAGCAATTTATCATGTGACATGTCTGCTCGATAAGATACTTTAGTGTACAAATCTTAGGATACAGACATGAATTATGATCGTGTTCAAAACGTTGATATAATTAATTAAGAAAcatgcatttaatttgttacaCAGGATATTCTCTTGTGTTTACAAGATGATGTGCAGAgaacaaaacatttattttatccAGTGTCAACATTTCTGCTGCTTGGTTTACATCAGAAAGCACCATTTCAGAATACTTGCAGTGTCAAAGTATACTTTGACACTGCAATTTATGTAATTTACTTTAATGCAGTCTGAAGATTCCGTCATAACACTGTAAAAGACATACAAAGAGTACAATTTTGTTTAGTTAAAACAACACACCAAGAAAGGcaaattgcaaaaaattttcaaaaatgtctagCAGAACAGTGGTTTAGCTATTATATTAATATAATGACAAAATGACATATCAAATACATAAGATGTCCATCATCATTTCATGACCACTTTATCCAGTGACATGGAAAGTGTATTGGTAATCTATATTCAAGTTGCCCATTTTTTGTTTCACCGCCACGTAGAAGTGAGCAAAACAAAGCCAAAGTACTTGTTATCGCGGTAAATGATGAGCAGTTTTGAATTGAAACTTCCCATAAACATCTTGCATTGTCTGTAAGAAAACATTTGCtgaatttatcaatgttttggtGCAGTAAAAAGGAGTACATAGAATGATTTGATGAACTGCTCACATCCTGTTTTATTTACTGTCAGTACAAGCAGACCAAACAGCCTTCCACTGAAGACATCACCAACATATGACTGTCTGTCAAGGGCTCAGTCCCTGAAATCTGAAACCAAGAACCAGAGAATTTTCAGACCATCGGATCTCATCAAGGGTGAAATACTTGGCCGAGGATTCTTTGGGCAAGCTATTAAGGTAAGTCATCATGTATCTTGATTTATGTTTCTGCGTAATGCTTTGGgaaattgcgccctcacattggTGCGGTATTTTTTCCATGTCATGCCCCAGCCTGGTTGGTTCAATCCATAGAAGGACTGCCTCACAATACAGTAAATTATATGCAATGACAGTGGTGGATGTAGTATTATCATGTACGACAATGATTTCATTTGTGTAGGCTCCACTGAATGTTGGATTATGTCAAATGTTCCCAAGTGATTGCAAGAGTGGCGTTGTTTAATAATGCATGTAGAGTGTGAAATGCTGAATTTCAATCAAGTGACATCACACAAGGTGtaaagatgcaaaaaaaaaaaaaggctgTGGGATGCAGTTTTCAACTGCATTGCCCAATGTGGCATCCAAATGGCCAacaaaattgtaatgaaattcaCACATCTTTACGTGCGTACAATATCGTTTTAGTCATAATCAGTCTGCACGACGACCGGGCTTTTCCGGTACCATTGCATGACGGGTAATATCGGCAAAAATGGCGTCTTTCAGTGGCGTcattaaaagtaaacaaaagacaGCAATATTCCCAAAATAAAGATGCGGTTTTCTCATAAAGTAAGgtatatttttactgtttttgagaTGGTAAGTGTCGGCTATAGGTCTGAAGAATATCGTCGACAAATTTTTtggcaatatacatattttaaaatataattttatcacttttcaaTCGGGTAGCCaaaattacttgattttgaacgaactcaactttcaaaacttgtaatttttggtctaaagagTCAATCGCCAAACTATGCAGATTAAACGTACCCCATTGTCAATATAAACGTAAAATAAAATCATCTGGGTCACTAGGCACGCGATCGTCGGCAGAAATGGAGCGAATTCACGTTTGTGAATATAGggcaaaatctgaaaattttgtcaattttgtggcaTAATCCTGCTGTTGAGGACGACGCTGGTCGAAATAGGCTGCAAGTGTCAATTTTGGCATAGCTTCCACAATACGGTAAACGGGTGCTAAAGTCCCGCTCGCTCGGCTGGTGACCTCACTGCACGAAGAAATGGAGGGTACATTTTCTGTGGGGTTGACAGGACctctctttgaaactttgtaatttttggtctaaaaatcatGTAGACAATTTAGTACGAAAAATAAGGCCTTGAGGTATTACTCATTAtttaaaaatgattaatttttactgttgttcattaaaatgtgttctcagcactgtaaacttttgagcgaaacaatgaaaaaccctaaaattttcAAGCCGATTATGTTCCAACGTAAGTACCGTCAGAGGAATGCAAACCTCTCCAATCGGCAATGGTTTACTCCTGGCAACATACAACTTCATGTTACTAATCGGGGGCTTGCCCCCTCGTCGGTAATTGCTCTGATTGACACGATTTCGAGTAACTTGCAGTGAAAACCATTGATTGACACATGTCAAATTCCAGTCGTTAGGGCGCGAAGCGCAGTACTAGCCAATCCCTTACCACTTTCTTGAATGCAGATTAGCCGATTATTATTGCCCTCAAAGTATGACTCATCAGCTATGCCTTAATAAGGTAAAATAGGCGTAAATAACCAAGAAAACAGAGGATAACGACGTGGCGCGAAAATCgcatatgttgtaaacaaatgctcatGAATAGTATCATATGACATCTCAGAGCTGTGCCTATTGGTTTAGAGTCTAGACATAATGAGGTCACGCATAATGAGCTGCCGTGTCATGAATCATAGCTTGACTGGCGAGACACTCGAAACGCACGGAACTTGCATAATACGGAAGAACTCGTCAGCGTATGAGCTCATTTTCTTTATTAATGTAGTAGAGGTTGCTAATCACAACTGCATTCAGAGGTAAACTTGTGGTagcccgtatttgttgaaaagaaTCCTGACAACTAAAATTTCTGTCGATGCCACAACCGGTCTCCGATCGCAGGCAGTGTTGCAAGTGTTCGATGAGAAGGGGTCATActgctgcccgtcactgcctGACAGGAAATTTACCTTCCAATATCTGTAATCAGTCGGATTACTCTCtataaaaccaaacaaaataatagtccGTCGATTTTCCATCGAGTGTCAACGATCATCGATGGTATTGTCCATACAACGATGATCATATCCGGCATCCAaacactgcccgtcaggaaatttgCGCTCCAAATATATATTGATGACAAAAGCTTTGAGACAGGATTCAGTCATTGTGAGTAAAAACAGACGcatattttgtagctttctataaATATGGTAGTACACATCAGCAGCTCTTTGATGTTTAGACATCGAATCTTGACAGTCAGTACGGCAGTCGACGGGTAGTTGGACCGGTCGGGAAGTTCATGTGATCGCGACATTTAGACCTTTCAATCTAGGTTTATTCTAGGAAAGCCATTTTTGTACCTATCTTCATTTCTACCGTAGAAAGATAATTAGCTTTAAATTTGATCCATAACTTTAAGAACGATGTGAGTTTCTGTTCTAATGTTTTGATGTTATAGCATCAACATCGGTCAACTCTCGTCGAAGTGTCAACCATTTATGCGCAGGGTGGGAAATTTAACTGTCATAGAACACATGCATACTGAGGTTGTCAACGTTTTCAAATcataaagaaaataattattattattaaataaattacaaacaatatcaaattattATACAATATCTTCATATGATAACAAATATTAATTGCTATGTATAGCTTAGTGGGTGAACCCACccatgaaagaaaatggtttctgATATGATTCGCACATGCCAATCACCCTCCAATACCCAATCAAATCGCTAGTACCGGCCACACCTCAAAAGCCGGGTTATCGTGCAGACTGAATGTAATGTTCTATAAGGTATACAATGAAACCTTTATGGCTCGTTTTGTATTTCGGCTCGAAATAAATTTCAAGGCcacagaaattaatttatgTAGGGCATCTTTGCTTTGCCCAGCCATAGACCACAATGATACACACAGTATGTTGCATATATGGAGGCGATATCACTTGATTTCTAGTGACTTGGTATGTGACTAAGACAAGAACAGTGTTTTACAAATACTGCTGTCTTTCAGgtgacacacagacaaacaggaGAAGTCATGGTGATAAAAGAAttggtgaaatttgatgaagaaGCGGAGAGAAGCTTTCTGAAAGAGGTGagaaggaaaaaatataaaagccACTGATTGAACCATGCAACAtcagaagttcaaaaagtaaCATGTCTGCTTTCAAAAAATTGTCCTGTTTCTTCAAGATATTTACATAACTGATGTAGTGTTTTCACTATGATTTGGGAagattgataaatgaattcgGAACCCtggtgagtgagtgagtgagtgagagagagagagagagagagagaggtcacagagagagagagagaggtcaCCTGGGAGGGAGGTGTAATACACAGTAGTTTGCCGACAATTGTTGTCTTGAAGGCTCATTTCTAAGTGCTAACTGCACTGCAGTTAATTGTCTCACTGCTAAATATTTCACAGTTGAATCTGTTAGTGATAAGTGTATCATGTTTGTAGTTATATAAAAGTCCTACCAGGTGTAGTAAAAGTTACCAGGTAGTGTATGTCCTGTAAGAGAAAGGAAGACCGTAAAGTTTATATCTCTGACAAACCACAAATAAGCTAAAAATGTAGCTGTTGATTTTTACCAAAGGCTAGGTTGATCTGTTGAAAACAATAGTCTTTAACTATGTATGTACCCTTACAGTACAAGTAAAACCACTTTATACATATGTCTTTATTTTTCAGGTCAAAGTTCTGAGATCGCTGAATCACCCCAATGTTCTGAAGTTTATTGGTGTTCTCTACAAGGACAAAAGGCTAAATCTTGTTACAGGTATGACAAAACTATCATCCTTTGGTTTGATCAGTGCCATTGCAAATACAATatgaacaaaaaagaaaaattaccaTTGTCAGAAAAGCATACACACACTAGATGCAGCCACTCAGAATAtataaattcaacaaaaatatgAGATGTCAAGTGTAGGTCTCAAATAATATGTACTCAAGAAGAATTATTTATCTACTTTTAAATGACTCAAAACAACGTGCtttgtcaaaattatagcaatatGGAGTTCTGATGGGTaaacttgaatttgaaaaataatgtcATATTCCAATAAATAATACCATAAAATTATTACAGTGAAAATCAGTCATACAGTTAAAAGCTGGATAAGAGCTTTGAAATCCAAATGTACAGGAAAGATAAAATGTTGATATCAGCAAAAATGTTTTCAGTTGATCTCATATGCTTTAATCTTGTCAAATACAGCGACTGGTGAGGAAAAATCTCCTTTGTGTTGCCATAGAATTGTCATTAATATCGAAgtgtctttgtttgtttttaccaGAATATGTATCAGGAGGGACACTGAAAGATGTTATCAAAGATATGGTGAGATATTCCCCTTATTTTATACTGCATAATAGGGATTTTGAAGTTTTACACAACAGCGCCCTCTGTAGTCAGCATGCATTTCTATTTCTATGGATGTATAGCCATTGTTTTTGCATGTTTATGAGTGTTGTTGTAAACTAACCAACAATTGATCTTAGGAAAGAATgtgaaaagtacaaaaagttTTCAGAACAGTGCTCAATATCATCAACCATTTTTGAATATCAAGACTATGCTCATACTTTGTGTTTTTCGGCTGAATGTGGTGTCACTGAAGTCTCTCTCTTACTTTATGTTGTCTTCTTCTGAAATAGAACAATCCATTTCCATGGATACAGAGGATGAGTTTTGCCAGTGACATCGGAAAAGGAATGGTAAGTTCAGTTTTCTGTTTGAATACTTTACACTGATTAGTTTGAACTAATTTATCACTATTTTACATACTTACCAAGTTGAATATTTTTGTGTAGACTAGATACCAGTGTGTCAgcgtgtgtgtctgtgtctgtgtcagtTGCCCtctgacaaatatgtatttctgGAAACTGCGTCATTTTGAGGAATGGTGGAAATTTCTTTGTGTCAGTCTTATATCTTTACACGTGAACCAAAAAATGTTGTTTGCATCACAGGCAGTTTATTTGTGACGTTGCGTGCCATATTGGCTCAGAGGGCACACTGTTTATGTATATATTTagtatgtgtttgtgtatattatttatatatatatatatatatatcatatttgaaattcataaccTGAACCCAAATAAAGCATATATGGAGTTACTATAAatcatcattttttgttttttgtttttaaatgaaGACGTATCTTCATTCCATGGATATCATTCACCGTGATCTGAATTCAGCAAACTGTCTTGTCAAAGAGGTGAGTAATTGAGGCAAGACTTACCAAACACATACCCAAGCTTGATTTAGAAACGTGGCAACATTGTAGAATGTAAATttcatatctgtgatatttctGGTAGTTATTGTCATGATGTATCAAAAATATTGGTTTTACCTATTTACCCCCAATTttcagtaaacaggtccagaaCCATCATTGATAAGTACAATggatttgggtcaaaccatagcGGTCAAAGGTTtaaaacttgaatgaaaattattGTATAAATCATTTGATCTGTGTGTGTACCCATATGTCAGTGGATAGTCATACAAGGTGCTTGAAAAAATGTGACGAAAGTGTCTAGCTCTTTTCAAAaaggtcattttaaatgatcaaatttttgataaatcacCTAATAACCGTTTCATTACTGTGGTTTGTTCCATTTCTACTGTTTTCTGTGGCAAGCGTGGACCTCTATATTGCAAAATtagggtgaaagggttaagacgATGAATTTATCTGAAATTGATGGATTTTTAATCAACTTACAGGACAACACAGTTGTAGTTGCTGATTTTGGTCTTGCCAGGATCATGGTGGAAGATTCCTATGACTTCAGCAGAACGTCACCCATCGTCAGCAAGAAATCACCCGTCGGTACCAGCGGCAGTCGAAAGGAAAGAAAGAAGCGCTACACTGTGGTTGGCAACCCGTACTGGATGGCCCCTGAAATGATGAAAGGTATGCTCTTCAACTTTGACCTTTTCTCTGCCAAGCCTGAAGGTACTCATATTGTTTTATGAGATTTTGATTGGTCCGTGTCCTTTGAGATGGTGGACGTTCACGTGATCTGATAAGAAAATATTCTGAATTATGGTGCTTCTCAGAACATCAAAGAACTTTATTTTAAtaattgtacaaagtttgacattcaaaatggaaatctgtattttttttggGTGCTGCATTACTATGTAGTTAAATGAGCATTTACCTCTTAAAGAGGTATATCCTTGATGAGACTCAACAGAGACCAAACTGTTTCagcaaatttcaaattcaatggaACAAAGGTTAGCGAGTTGTGATTTACACAGGTACATCCATAGTACAATATGTGTAACCACATCAAGAAATTTACCCCATTAGAGTTAacactttgagcgccaaagtcaaattttgtcgctTTTATCAAATGAAAACCAGTCAATATTTCCctaatttttgttaaaatttttatcaaaatatgtagccaatgaaatgtccatttggtcaaaaattaaaaaaaattacacaaaaattcataaaagtggtaaaatgttgcaccaaatttttggcaggaaaaattacagcgctcaaagcgTTAAAAGTAAATGCGTGATTTTCATTTTACAGGCAAACGATATGATGAGAAAGTTGATGTCTTCTCATTTGGCATTGTGCTGTGCGAGATCATAGGGAGAGTCAATGCTGATCCAGACTATCTTCCCAGGAATCCCGACTTTGGACTCAATGTGGAAGTCTTCAGGAGGAAATTCTGCCAGGACTGTCCGGAGGCATTCTCCAAGATGGTTGAACTGTGCTGTGATTTGGATTCAGATTCAAGGTGACCAGAAATATTGAATCAGCTCTGTCTCTAAACAAATTGTTTTAATTTGACCAAATGTTTTTCAGAAAACAAAAGACCAACACCATGTTACTTTTCAGTATCGACAAGAACTACTGGAAGTATCAAGGATTGATAATTACATCATTCAACATTTCTTAATCTTTGTCTTAGCTAGGGATAGAGTACTCCTGTAATTTAATAATTGGTTTATTTAcccgatttgaaaaaaaaaagttaattaCATGACACATGAACTCGAGAGGGAGAAATAACAAAGTAGAGGGTAAATGGGGAGTCGGGCAATAACCTGAGTTTTGTAACATAAACATTtcttcatgtatttttcatacTTAAAATTACTTAACATTAATCAGACTTGGTTGGGTCAGATTTGAGAAGGCAAACTTGTTTGTTTCTACAATCATGGAGAATTATGCACCATTAATCTTGagatcaaaatttgttttcttttgtagaCCTAGCTTTGAAACTCTGACGGAGTGGCTTGACGGTATGGTCTTGAACATGGAGAATGGCCTCAACCTGGCATCACTGTTGGAAAAGATGTGCCCCAGCATGGATAAAGTCAACTCACAGCATTCCGGACTGTGCACTATTTCAGAGTCCAGGTGATCCTGGAAGTTCCGGCTCAATAATGGATCGGTCCTAAACGCATGCAGGTGAACAGTATGAAACATTGTGGAAATGGGGGTGGTCAAGGCTAGTTTGATGAACGATAATGTGAAGGCCATTCCTTGCATCAACAGAATGTGGATTTTTTCCATGGAATATTGATAGTTCCATTGAAAGGGTGTTTTCCCTGGAATGCGCTGAAAGGAAGAACAAATATATTGGAAAGCCCATCCTTTGAAGTTAGTAATGGAAGTCAATGACCTTGCACAGAGGTTAGAGATATGCCATATTTTTTTAGGGTTTAAAAGTCTGGCAGTGCTTTCGTTTGTTATTTACGTTGGACATTCCAATTCATAATTCTATTCAGTGTTAATCAATGTTGATATGGTCTCCACAGTGATTTATGCATCATTTAATTCCCCAAAAGAAATTCCATGATTTGCCCTGGTAAAACCTTTGGCCAAACGTAGCTTAGTTCCATACAGATACTTGCATTGTAAAAGAATTACTCAAACTACACATGCAAAACACACTGACTGAATATTTGCCAAACATCACAGATACATTTAAAAAGCGTGTGTCTTACTTTCATACATGTTTGTTGAAGCACTTTTTATGATGCAACCAGACCCACAGACTGCATACAGTTTGTGTGTTTTGTAAACTGACACAATTTAGGCAAGTATAGAAACTGTAGTGGTCCTTTTGGTGTTACTGTCAATGAACTGAGGTACTCTAGAGTTTTCAGTTTAGCAGAGATGAAACTATCACTATCAAGTAATGCATAGTTTCTTGTCCATATGTCCATTTGTgtaatgtgacaaaatttggatACACTAGGACAACGGACTCACATACAAGTTTCTTCCATGAACAGTTTTGACATATTCCATGGACAGGTTTGAAATGTTCCATGGACAGGTttgacatgtatatatatagtgatataaaaactgtgaaaaaaagatgtgtgcttgtaaatattgatttgataactCATGAGAGATTGTTTTGTTATTTGTATGATTCTGGTACTCATCAAGTTTACaagaaatttttcaacattGTAAGAAACAAAGCAACTGTATGTTTGCTTTGAGATATTTACGCATAAAGCCAAAGTTTTATAAAACTCATATTTAATCGaatataattattttatcaGTACCATCAGAAGTTATATCAAAGCAATTGATGTACGCTCCCTCCCCCTCTGATCCAATAAGAAATGTTGGTGTCAGCTTCTTTCGATAAAagagcaaatattttttttgagatattgtgtgttaaaaacaaaattattattcaCTTTCTGAGCAGATTTTTGGCCAAATCAATATGTATGGAGAGTGCCATTTACAGTAGGAATCGTCAAACTTTTCTTAGAACTTCTTTTAACAAATTAgtgtatacattttttttttggcagTAGCCATGTTGTTTACCCAGA from Ptychodera flava strain L36383 chromosome 12, AS_Pfla_20210202, whole genome shotgun sequence includes the following:
- the LOC139144824 gene encoding LIM domain kinase 1-like isoform X2, whose protein sequence is MKTIVIRISRCSECYSQLIDWYFEKDGLLFCRTDYWAKYGSACQGCSQVITGPVMVAGDHKFHPECFNCEHCGMYIGEGESYALVERSKLYCGRCYQTVVLPLLNSTPRSRSPHTVQLVKIPASPDGHKSLSLSVEKQLNIMCHPEDNLDIDSRKQENYCVTQVAYTPEGVSLQVGDKILEVNGTPVKEKSQIDQILKQTASVLHLTVEHDPFASCWKENSSPTSVAVGGDETDSAVPVSPGPPRTEFDRKRQMGFVERRKQRLKVDRSSSMPRNTSRPNSLPLKTSPTYDCLSRAQSLKSETKNQRIFRPSDLIKGEILGRGFFGQAIKVTHRQTGEVMVIKELVKFDEEAERSFLKEVKVLRSLNHPNVLKFIGVLYKDKRLNLVTEYVSGGTLKDVIKDMNNPFPWIQRMSFASDIGKGMTYLHSMDIIHRDLNSANCLVKEDNTVVVADFGLARIMVEDSYDFSRTSPIVSKKSPVGTSGSRKERKKRYTVVGNPYWMAPEMMKGKRYDEKVDVFSFGIVLCEIIGRVNADPDYLPRNPDFGLNVEVFRRKFCQDCPEAFSKMVELCCDLDSDSRPSFETLTEWLDGMVLNMENGLNLASLLEKMCPSMDKVNSQHSGLCTISESR
- the LOC139144824 gene encoding LIM domain kinase 1-like isoform X1, with product MGMGEEGEGSNSCCRGCSQPIYDDTLLRALNGVWHARCFRCSECYSQLIDWYFEKDGLLFCRTDYWAKYGSACQGCSQVITGPVMVAGDHKFHPECFNCEHCGMYIGEGESYALVERSKLYCGRCYQTVVLPLLNSTPRSRSPHTVQLVKIPASPDGHKSLSLSVEKQLNIMCHPEDNLDIDSRKQENYCVTQVAYTPEGVSLQVGDKILEVNGTPVKEKSQIDQILKQTASVLHLTVEHDPFASCWKENSSPTSVAVGGDETDSAVPVSPGPPRTEFDRKRQMGFVERRKQRLKVDRSSSMPRNTSRPNSLPLKTSPTYDCLSRAQSLKSETKNQRIFRPSDLIKGEILGRGFFGQAIKVTHRQTGEVMVIKELVKFDEEAERSFLKEVKVLRSLNHPNVLKFIGVLYKDKRLNLVTEYVSGGTLKDVIKDMNNPFPWIQRMSFASDIGKGMTYLHSMDIIHRDLNSANCLVKEDNTVVVADFGLARIMVEDSYDFSRTSPIVSKKSPVGTSGSRKERKKRYTVVGNPYWMAPEMMKGKRYDEKVDVFSFGIVLCEIIGRVNADPDYLPRNPDFGLNVEVFRRKFCQDCPEAFSKMVELCCDLDSDSRPSFETLTEWLDGMVLNMENGLNLASLLEKMCPSMDKVNSQHSGLCTISESR